A single region of the Tissierellales bacterium genome encodes:
- a CDS encoding DUF2812 domain-containing protein, which translates to MEWKIYLNKRTDLEIFEDYLQKQLAKGWLLKEIRGIFVGFEQTELRKGSYKFWIKYWKNDDREACAKKKYTLLKNLENTGWELICESGKFFYFFNEDEYAIFPVKMSTAELEENNRESLIFRPEMFYDFSAMIIILLLWSENDANYSIIGDDKERALYLAEFLRLGILIFGMIHLRVSFLGRKNREKEYYYSDVNGIFRRIKFIVPYVLVYLVSGLAIGMISN; encoded by the coding sequence ATGGAATGGAAAATATATCTAAACAAAAGAACTGATCTTGAGATATTTGAAGATTATTTGCAAAAGCAACTAGCAAAAGGATGGTTATTGAAAGAAATTAGAGGTATTTTCGTAGGATTTGAGCAAACAGAGTTAAGAAAGGGAAGTTATAAATTTTGGATAAAATATTGGAAAAATGATGATAGAGAAGCTTGTGCGAAGAAAAAATATACTCTCTTGAAGAACTTAGAAAATACTGGTTGGGAACTCATATGTGAGAGTGGAAAATTTTTCTACTTCTTCAATGAAGATGAATATGCCATATTTCCAGTTAAAATGAGCACTGCGGAATTAGAAGAAAACAATCGAGAATCGTTGATATTTAGACCAGAAATGTTTTACGATTTTTCAGCTATGATTATTATACTTTTGTTGTGGTCAGAAAATGATGCTAATTATAGTATTATAGGAGATGATAAAGAGAGAGCACTGTACTTAGCTGAATTTTTACGATTAGGAATTTTGATATTTGGAATGATACATTTGCGTGTAAGCTTTTTGGGGAGAAAAAATAGAGAGAAAGAGTATTATTATAGTGATGTAAATGGTATTTTTAGGAGAATCAAGTTCATTGTACCTTATGTTTTGGTGTATTTA